In Heliangelus exortis chromosome 3, bHelExo1.hap1, whole genome shotgun sequence, the genomic stretch GACCTGCTGGAGGAATCTGTGTTGTAAAGCCTGCCTGACTTCAGCACCAGTGCAGGCACCCGAATTCCACTCCAGGTATTTTCCACGAGGAGGAGATTCCCTGCTCTTCCCCCGGGGCTGTGCAGTGTCCTGATGCTCTCCACCTTGTTGGTCCCAAGCCCAACAAGCCAGCCCGGTGCTCTTCCAGCCTTGGCTGGGTGTGTTTTTCCACCATCAGGACTTCATATCCATTTCTTTGCCTTCCCACTGCAGTATGGCCACGAGAAAGCCCATTCCATCAGGAAAGCCAAGGGTCCATCTGcaccctgcctccagccagagCGTGCTTGCAAAGTTGGGCACAAGCCACCAGCTGATCCTGCCGAGATTTACACCCAGGCAAAGACTTCCAGATGGGCTTTACACAGAGCAGGAGCTTgagctaaagaaaaatatttgggttttggttttattttttgtgtattttgttttgtttctctttcagtgcGCTGTGAGAGCAAAGAAATGTTCACCAAGGTGACTCCAGGGATCCCAGGAACCGCAGGTGACAAGGACTTCACCTGGGAAAGGGTTGGTGCCTctcactgctcctgcagctcccacccaAGTCCCAAGGACCACGGTGGGTTCCctgtgctgtggggctggaggagcctTTGCAGGAAAGGGACAGCTCTTTGTCCTGGTCCTCAGggagggggatgtggggatgatgaTGTCTGGGATGTGAGGGACATGGGGGTGGTGCCTGGGACGTCCCAAAGGCaggatgggggtggggaggcCCTGGGATCAGGAGGTGGAAGGTGTCGTTTTGCAATCGGAGAAGAAACAGAGACGCTGAGTGACACTCTCAGTTCTCAACTCCTGcgtgaaacctttttttttttttttttttttttttttgagcacaAAAGGACCAGATCTCTGCCTCCTGGCCTGCAGCCAGCCAGGTGCCCTCCCGGGCACCAAACCTCCTTCCCTACCCGCTGAAGCAGAGGCAGGCAGTGCCTGACACCCTGGGGACAAGGTCACTGCTGGCAAGGTGCTGACACGGCACCTGCCCGGAGCCTGCTCCAACCTGAGCCCTCAAAACAAGCCAGAAAAGGCACACTCTGCTGCTGGAATAGGGGattcttaaatttctttttttttttttttttttttttgcccctgcCAGCGGTGTGAGACATGGGGAGGGCAGTGCTGCCCTGGGCAGAATGAGGGGTTCACACCCTCTCGTTAATGAGGGGACCCCTGTCCATCAGCAGGAGCAATCCGAACGGAATTTTTGCTGTTCCTGCCAGCCCATCCCCCTGGCACACGCCTGGCAGGGGCTTTATCCCGATATTTCACAGGAAAGaggctcccccctccctccagccaGAGCCAACCTCCCCGTTCCTCCTGGAAGCCCCAAaacctcccctccagcccccccggGAGCCCTTACCCTGTTTAATATTGTGAAGGGTTCCAATAGCTTTGTGGTTTTAACTTTTCCATTCCTTGCAACCCCCAGGGGTGAtggggggacaggagggtgCAGACTGGAACTGCCCCCCCTCCGGCGTGCTGCTCCGGGCTGGCAGAGGGATTTCAAACTCCCCcccgcaaaaaaaaaaaaaaagagaagaaaagtatGATGCTGTGAGTACAAAGGCAGGTAGGGGAATACTTCCCCTCCTATTTGTTTAAGCAAAggcaataatttaaaattatctgcGTTGTCCTCAAGTCAGCAACGTGCGGCACGGGAACTGGCTCCAGGATTCTGCCATCGTTTTCACTTTGAGAATCTGACTCGCACCAGGATCAAAATTTACtctttaggggaaaaaaaataacaaaaaaattccaaacctAAACATCCAGGaggttttggtatttttttccccctctccatgTGGAATTGAGGAGCTCGTGGCTTGCAGGGGAATATATTTCATGCGGCCAAATTGCTTTTGACAAATGAAACCAAGTTACTGTTAATTACTCAACCTGTggcctctgcagagctggaataTACGATTAAACAAAATGGCTCAGACAGCACGTTAAGCTTTGaagaatgattttattttctgagccctcaaagccttttcttcagaaaacataaagggtttttttgcttgggtggtggggttttttttcttttttctttttctttttctttttttttttttttcgccaCGACAGCGGGGAATCGTTCTACTCCACATATGTAGCCGGTGTCAAAatgttcaagaaaaataaatgtcagagGCAACGTTGTGATCCTTCTAACACGTAAAGCTCAGAACAGGCACCGGGTGATTCTGCACCCTCCTTGTCCAGGGATAAACCTGAGTTTTGTAGCCTGCGTTTTGTGAACTGGTGCTCGGTGTGAGGTCTCTGCGAGAGGATTTTCTGATTTCGATTTATCGCGACAGAAAATGAGCTTCATAACCGTGACTAAACCAAATACCCACGCTGAGAGCCGCAGCATTTCTCAGTAATTAATGAGTACAAGGTAAGAGGGAGATGCATGGGAACCCCCACCTTTAACTTTACCCGGTGTCAGCTGCCTCAGCAGAACAATGTTCCTGagatttctatttaaaaacaaacaaaaaaaagctttccgAGCTCCCTGTCAGTACACACTTGTATTCAGCAAAAATAAGGATACAAAATCGTGCTTCTGTCAGGGGAAGCTCGGCTCCTTGGAAGGCACAAAAATATCCACAGATGTCcaacagctttggcaaatatggttaaaagaaaaaaagggaatttggtggggttttttgtgtggtttttttttttttttttttttttttttttttttttttattccccctcTCCGCCCGCGAATTTTTGGtagcaagaaaagaaatcaaaccgACGAGGGAGGAAGTGTCGATAAATCGAGAGAAGAGTGAAGAAAGAGAAGGTGGAAGGGGATGAAAAGGACCGAAGTAAATGAAAATCACCTCGGAGCGGGGTCAGGGGGCAGCAGGTTTGGGGGAGCCGAGCACTCCCCAGGTGCTGCCCCATCTGCCCCCAGGGCTCTGAGAACCACGAAGGGCACTCGGGGGTATTGGTAATGACTTTACCCAAGGTTTGGtgaagggggtggggaggaaaaaacccttaCCCACATTCCTATCTGTGCCTGCCGGCTGCTCCGCTCCGCGCGACTCCTGCTTcgtctcttttttccttcctttttttcccctccttctacccttccctccctcccttctttctttttcattttttgttattcatttttccttccccaccctttctccttctttctccgTTTGACTTTATTCtacttctcttctttctccttcgtttttttttgattcttattttcctcccccttcttttctttcttcgtttatttttcctttcttcttactattctccttcttcctccttttcttctcattttcccacttcattttcttctttttttagcgtttgttttccttcctctttctcctcttcgTTTTCCTcaccttttctccttccccctctcctttccccctgTTCTCCCAGCCCCGCGGCTGCACCTTTCGCCCCCTGTAACGATGCCaaaattcccttttccctcctccccagctccgATCCAGCGGGGCAGCCCCTGGCCACCCCCCGGGGTGCGGAGATTTGCGGGATGCTGCCCCGCAGCAGGTGCCCGGCGGGGGTGGGAATGCGGGGGGGGGCTGCTCCTGCGGCGGGGCGggtgtattttttcctttaaacacgcagggacccctcccccaggaCCCCGTTCCCCCGGAGCAAAGCTGCGAGCTGACTGCACTCACGGGGTTGCGCGGTCGTTAATTAATTACCCCGATCGTTAATTAATTACCGCGGGCGCGGTATTTATTACCGCACGGCCGAGGCTGCCGCTTCTGCCCCGTAGTCCCGAGTAGacccccagctgcctccccccgcccccagctctggctgctcccCTCACCGCTGCCCCGCTCCGCAGCCGGCGGATTTTCCGCGCTTCCCGACAGAGGGAGACAAAAGGTGAGCTCAGCccgggaggagagaggagggcTCGGGAGAGCCCAAGGGTCCCCGACAGCCGCCGCGACCCCGAGCCCTCGGGCCGCCCGGGGATGCCCCAGTGCCGGGGCTCCTCCGAGCAGCCCGGGGGGCTTCAGgagcccctgcccagctgctgtgtCCCTGACTGGGGGCAACTCCCCTCCGGCTCTGGGCGAGCGGCTGCGGACTGGGAAATTGCTCCCTCCGCAAGGGAGGGGGACCCCTCTATGCCCCAAAAATAATTGTCCCGTTGGATTaccagggcagggagcaggagaacCGGCTTCCTCGGCCGCCTTTCGATCGCCTCCTTCCCGCAGGACGCCGTTCCGCCGGAGGCTGAGGACGGAAAACTCATCGCCGTAGTGCTCCCTcgtggggaaggagggggcaaaggctgggggggagggggggagcaaAGATGAGGTCCCATCCTTATGAGATGCTCAGCTGCGTTTTAATCGATCCGCTTTCTTTTCCCCACCGCCCACCCCCGGCACTTGGGCAGCACCGGCTGTCCCGGGGGTGCGCAGGGGTTGGATCCCACATCTTGGGACGGGTTGGGGAATAGGGAAGAGGAGGCGGCGGCCGGGTGGGCACCCTGAGGGGGCTCCCATGCCCCCTCATGCCGTGCCCTGGCATGAGATGCTGTTTGTCTCTCCTGCCTTCGCTGCCTGCGCTGCGGGGGGGAGGCCTGGGTGATGGGCGCTGCACCCTCCCCCCGTCGCCGCCATCTCCCCCCGGAATCCCCGATTTAAGTCTGGGGAGAAGCGGGTTTTCGATGCGGCTGCAGAGGCGATACAGGCGCTGACAGCGAGGTGgtttctccccttctccctcccccattCTTCAGCACTTTGCGGAGAAACGCTCCCGATCTTTCCACCCACCattcttggggagggagggaggggggggggaactCTACAACCCCCCCTCAACACTTGCCCCCACCCCGAGGCTGCCTCCCTGCCTTACTATCGGGGTAGGCAACCGGCCGACCTCGCTGCCTTTCTCGTGGGCGGCAGCAGGTTTGCAGAGGAAGGTGCtcgctcccccctccccccccccccccccccgcacccccgCTGCTGGCGACTGCCCCCAAAACCATCCCAATCGCCCCCTCCCCAAAGTCCACGTCTATGCCCCCGCCCGTGGGTGCCGGCCCCGCGGCTGCCGTCGGAGCTGGAGGCGGGGCAGGGGCCGCATTCCGCGTGGGAACGGGAGGGGGATATGGGGACCCCCCATGGTCAGCCCCACTTCGCATCCCTACAGCGACCCCGGGGGacaggggatggaggggggggatCGTCACGCAGGGATTTCTCCGCGGGGGCGGGCGGAGGGTGCcgaccccccctcccccgtgttcccccccctcccaggcGGGGAGCGGCGGCCGCGGCCATTTAGGAGCGGGGCGGGAGGCAGTGGGCGGCCCCGGCTGCACCGTGACGGCCGAGATTGACGTGTTTCCCACGTCAAATTGATCCCAAGTAGCGGCGGGGGCTCCCCGCCAGCGGGGCAACCGGCCCGCTGCCTCCAGGACACCCCCGCCGCCGGCTCCCGCCCTGCCCGCCCGCCCTCCGCCGCTCCCCGGGTCCCTCTATGCCGGgccggggctgcggggcggCGGGCAGGCAGTGCCCCCTCCCCGGGCCGAGCGGGGCTCCCCCGGCGCCGGGCGATGGGTAAGCGAGGGCGGCTGcggcggggaggaggaggaggagggctccGGGACAGGCTCGGCGGAGCTGCTTGGAGGAATGGGGttagggggaggagggagacaCCGGGACGGACGCCCCCGGCACAGCCGAGCGGCTCTGCGGGACGGGGTGGCGGCGGGCAGGGGTCTGGAGCGACGGGCCCTGTCGGGAAGGCTCTCGGGTCCCCCCGTCCTCCCGCTGCCTGTCTGCTCCTTTGCTCTATTCTCTTCTTTcggttcttttttctttctgttctttctcccGGTCtcgttgttttgttttttttttctctctctctttttttttttttttttttttttccctccctttttttctttcttcttctttttcccctgtccttttcctcctcgttttttggtctttgtttctcctttttccccttcctttcccttcctttcccttcctttcccttcctttcccttcctttcccttcctttcccttcctttcccttcctttcccttcctttcccttcctttcccttcctttcccttcctttcccttcctttcccttcctttttcctttctcttctcctcattcttttatcttttattcttccatctcctttccttctcctttccactTTCCCTcaacagtttttctttcctccccctctttcttcccatttccattcttttcgtttctccctttttttattccttcctttctttgatatttttcctttcctccttttgcctccatttttttttcttaccatttttctcgcctctttttatttatttatttgtttttcctttcccccctaTCTCTTCACTTCCCGGACTCACGCCGGCCGGGGCATCCCTCGGGGGGCACCGCCACTTGTGCgtccccatcccttcctccgCCGGGCCCCCCCACCGAACCCATACCCCCCGGTAAGGCGCTGtgcccccccctctccccttgcCCCCTTCTCAGAGCACACCTACGGGGAGGTGAACCAGCTGGGCGGTGTTTTTGTCAACGGGCGACCGCTGCCCAACGCCATCCGGCTGCGGATCGTGGAGCTGGCCCAGCTGGGGATCCGGCCCTGCGACATCAGCCGCCAGCTCCGCGTCTCCCACGGCTGCGTCAGCAAGATCCTGGCCCGCTACAACGAGACGGGCTCCATCCTTCCCGGGGCCATCGGCGGCAGCAAGCCGCGGGTCACCACCCCCAACGTGGTCAAACACATCCGTGACTACAAGCAAGGCGACCCGGGCATCTTCGCCTGGGAGATCCGCGACCGGCTGCTGGCCGACGGCGTCTGCGACAAATACAACGTCCCCTCCGTCAGCTCCATCAGCAGGATCCTGCGCAACAAAATCGGCAGCCTCTCCCAGCCCGGCCCTTACGACGGCGGCGGCAAGCAACCCCCCCCGCAACCCGCCCTGCCCTACAACCACATCTACCAGTACCCCTACCCCGGCCCCATGGCTTCGCCGGCCGCCAAGATGGGGGGACACCCCGCTGCCCCCGTGGCCGCAGCCCACGTCAGCCTGCCCCGCTCCTGGCCCTCGGCGCACTCCGTCACCAACATCCTGGGCATCCGCACCTTCGTGGAGCAGACGGGTGGGTACAGGGATCGCCCCTTTCCCGCATTTCTTTCGTGTTTCTAtttcgtgtgtgtgtgtgcgcgcgtgcttttttctcttgttttctttcccttttttgatCGCCGCACCCCGCTCGGGAAGACGGGGCGGCGGGGGCCCAGATGCAGCGAGGCTCAGACATCTTGaactttttatgaaaaatgtggaaaatattttcgGAGGAGGGATGATAGATTGCCGACCGCAAATTCGGAGCCCtgaattttccttctgcagagggaggggggggataTAAAAAAGGGAAGCGGTggtaaaaaggagaaaacaaattaagGGGCGGGGGGGAATAGGAAGAAATGAGGCACGGAGCTCTACGGGTTGCCCCCCTGGAGAAATTTCCCTGGTTTGTTTAAAATCCAAGGCGAGGAGGAGGAAGCGAGGAGCGTCGGGGCAGCGGGAGTTTAGGGGAGCACCGGGCCCGCTGCCCCTCCGGTTTCGGGGGGCACGTGgtgaaggagaagggagggaaaggagggcgAGTCCTTTTATCCTCCCAAAAGCCGGAGTAAATCAACCGCATGCGTTTTCCCCCCGCGCAAtcatttatctttaaaattccGATGTCATTTTTATAAATCTCCTTCGTCAGAAGAGAAATGTGGCCTCCTAAATTATCGAGAGCTTGGAAATGATGGGGGGAGGCGGAAAGCCGGGTTTAGggacacactcacacacacacacacacactgcagccTCTCCCCCCGCTGGGCTACCGAACCGGAGTACACCTAATTTCGGCCGCCAGGACCGAGCCTTTCCCGGCTCGTCCCGCTGCCAGGGAGGAGCGGGTTGTGTCCCCGGGAAGCTGGGAGGCGAATATGTGCCCCGTCCCGCGCTCCGTCGGTGTCATATGAACAGGCCCTTGCACAGACATATTCTCTCCCCTGTTTCACCACAATCTCTGCTCCGGGGGACAAGAACGTGCCCGTTCCGGGGAGTGGGCGAGGGCTCAGGCTGACGGAGCGGCCGCGTTGTCTTCCCCAGGGGCTCTGTCAGGCACGGAGGGGGCTGCTTACCCCCCCAAAATGGAAGACTGGCCCAGCGTGAACAGGACAGCCTTCCCCCCGGGCCAGACGGTCAATGGCATCGACAAGGCTGCGGTGGAAGGGGACATCAAATACCCGCAGGTAACTGCTGGGGGTTGAGACGGGACAGGAGGGAAcaaggcggggggggggggggggggggctatTTCCCCttgctccccttccccctccgCATTGACCCTCACCTCCCCGAGGGATCCCCGGAGCCTGGGGATTGGAGAGGGGTTCTGAGCCCTCGACTGTTCCCCCAGACCCCTCTCCAgccattttttcctcccaacCCTCTGTGTCTCTTTGTGCCCGTCCCCAGCACGCCCCGGGGCTCTCCTCGGTGGGCACCTTCCTCCCGGCCTGCGCTTACCCCCCCTCCAACCAACACGGCGTCTACGGCGGCCCGGCCGGCGGCTACATCACCCCGGGCCACCCCTGGCAGCCCCAAGGTAGCCCCTTGGCTCACCCCGGGACCGGCGTGGCGATGCACAGCGGCGACCTGGCCACGGCGATGGGGTTCAAGCAGCCCGGGAGGGAAGGTGAGCCCTGGGTGTGGGCACT encodes the following:
- the PAX1 gene encoding paired box protein Pax-1, with the translated sequence MEHTYGEVNQLGGVFVNGRPLPNAIRLRIVELAQLGIRPCDISRQLRVSHGCVSKILARYNETGSILPGAIGGSKPRVTTPNVVKHIRDYKQGDPGIFAWEIRDRLLADGVCDKYNVPSVSSISRILRNKIGSLSQPGPYDGGGKQPPPQPALPYNHIYQYPYPGPMASPAAKMGGHPAAPVAAAHVSLPRSWPSAHSVTNILGIRTFVEQTGALSGTEGAAYPPKMEDWPSVNRTAFPPGQTVNGIDKAAVEGDIKYPQHAPGLSSVGTFLPACAYPPSNQHGVYGGPAGGYITPGHPWQPQGSPLAHPGTGVAMHSGDLATAMGFKQPGREVVDRKSASPAGKSPDALSTLHGLSIPASSS